One window from the genome of Xiphophorus hellerii strain 12219 chromosome 16, Xiphophorus_hellerii-4.1, whole genome shotgun sequence encodes:
- the LOC116736141 gene encoding uncharacterized protein LOC116736141, translated as MEDTHPWGRYIDFYFELGLEYKHIKSVLDSRHGFSISERHLKRVFRARGLIRRKSFSDLAVLVEFINNQLQSSGQLHGYRWMYAKCREHGLRVRKEDVRFVLKELDPQGVALRQARRLRRRNYFSKGPNFIWHMDSYDKLKPYGICINASIDGFSRKIIWLNAYTTSSNPKVIGGYYIEAVQRLNGCPRVVRGDLGTENGHVRSFQRFLVPTEPNETLDSYLEGASTANQRIEYWWRFLRNQCVEFWLSLFGDIRDNGYFDGGFLDKNLLQFCCMGIIQDELDDTAQVWNAHSIRPSNNRNVPSGRPNVMYALPELYRTRDFLCLVEEEHVEVCKNECISRLTKPCDPDVFDLCNILMAESHLTLPTDAYQALNLYMHLREAIIASL; from the exons ATGGAGGACACCCACCCATGGGGTagatatatagatttttatttcgaGCTTGGGCTTGAgtataaacacattaaatcagTGCTTGACAGCAGACATGGATTTAGTATTAGTGAGAGACATCTGAAGAGAGTTTTCAGAGCGCGGGGACTCATTCGGCGCAAGTCCTTTTCCGACTTGGCAGTTTTGGTAGAATTCATTAATAACCAGCTACAGTCCTCTGGACAGCTTCACGGTTACCGATGGATGTACGCTAAATGCAGAGAGCATGGACTTCGTGTGAGAAAAGAAGATGTGCGCTTTGTGTTGAAGGAATTGGATCCCCAAGGGGTGGCACTGAGGCAGGCAAGACGTCTCAGACGGAGAAATTACTTTTCAAAGGGACCAAACTTCATCTGGCACATGGACTCCTACGACAAACTTAAACCATATGGAATATGCATCAACGCAAGTATTGATGggttttcaagaaaaataatctggcTTAATGCTTACACAACAAGTAGTAATCCAAAGGTGATCGGGGGGTATTACATCGAAGCGGTGCAGCGTTTAAATGGCTGCCCTAGAGTTGTACGTGGTGATCTTGGAACCGAAAATGGCCATGTGAGAAGTTTCCAGCGTTTCCTTGTACCAACGGAACCAAACGAGACCCTTGACAGTTACCTGGAAGGAGCAAGTACAGCTAATCAAAGAATTGAATATTGGTGGCGTTTCCTTCGTAACCAGTGTGTGGAGTTCTGGTTGTCCCTTTTTGGAGACATCAGAGACAACGGTTACTTTGATGGTGGATTTTTAGACAAAAACCTTCTTCAGTTTTGCTGCATGGGGATCATACAG GATGAGCTGGATGATACTGCCCAGGTTTGGAATGCACACTCCATCAGGCCAtcaaacaacagaaatgtcCCCAGTGGTCGACCCAATGTGATGTATGCATTACCTGAGCTCTACAGGACAAGAGACTTTCTTTGCCTTGTTGAAGAGGAACATGTTGAAGTATGCAAAAATGAGTGCATTTCTCGACTGACCAAACCATGTGATCCAGATGTCTTTGACCTCTGCAACATCCTTATGGCAGAGTCCCATCTGACCTTACCCACAGACGCTTACCAGGCTTTGAACTTGTATATGCATCTAAGAGAGGCAATCATTGCATCACTTTAA